The following nucleotide sequence is from Chloroflexia bacterium SDU3-3.
TCTTCATCCGCACGCTCTCGGGGCGGCACCTGCCCATCCCCACCTTCATCACCGCCGATCTCAGCTGCAGCGCGGTCCCGTTTGGCTATATCATCCACGGCCACATCGCCGGCACGCCGCTGAGCACGGTCGAGAGTGACCCGCTGGTGAAGGTGGCGGCCCGGCAGATCGGGCGGTCGCTGCGCAGCATCCACAGCCAGCCAGCACCGGGCTTCGGCAGGCCCAGCCCATCGGGGCGCTGGACCACGCGCTCGTGGAACGGGGTGCTGGGCGACTGGCTGGGGCGGCGCGGCGTGCGCGCCCTGGCGGCGGATGTGCTGGGCGACCCGCTGGCCACCGCGCTCTGGCAGGCCACGCTCGACCACCCGCAGACCGACTGGGCCGAGCCGCGCATCATCCACGGCGCGGTGGCCCCCGAGCGCGCGCTGGTGACGGTGAGCAGCGCGGCCCACGTGGAGGCGCTGGTGCGCCCCGGCGACATCGTGGGCGGCGACCCGCTGTTCGACCTGGCGCTGGCCACCCTGCCCAGGCACCCCGGCCCCTTCCAGCAGGGCGTGTACGAGGGCTACAACTCGGCTGGCCCGATATCCGCCGAGCAGCAGCGGCGGCTCCAGCGGCTGCGCCTGCTGCTGCACACCGCCGACGCCTGCATCCGCCACGACGAGCACCTGCTGGCCCGCCTGCCCTCGGTGGTCGAGTCGGCGCTGCGCCAGCTTGAGCCGTAGCGCATCCGCTCTGCGCCCGCCCGCCGTACCCCAGCATGCGACAGTGCTGGGGCTTTTTGCTACCATGGGGCAGGCATCCTCTGGCGCAAAGGAGCGGCGAGATGACAGACTACGACTCGGTGATCGTTGGGGCGGGGCCAAACGGGCTGGCGGCGGGCATCCGGCTGGCCCAGGCGGGCAGGCGCGTGCTGGTGATGGAGCAGGCCGACGAGGTGGGCGGCGGGGTGCGCTCGGCGGCGCTCACGCTGCCGGGCTTCACCCACGACATCTGCTCGGCCATCCACCCCATGGCCTACGCCTCGCCGTTCCTAGGCGGCCTGCCGCTGCGGCGCTACGGGCTGCGCTGGGTGCACCCCGCCGCGCCGGTGGCCCACCCGCTGGATGGCGGGCGCGCGGTGCTGGTGGGCCGCTCGGTGAAGGAGACCGCCGCGCAATTCGGGCGCGATGCAGGCGCGTACTACGCCCTGATGGCCCCGCTGGTGCGCCACCTGCCGCAGATCCTGGCCATGTTCATGCGCCCCTGGCCCGTCCCCGCCCAGCCGCTCACCTTCGCCCGCTTCGGGCTGCGCGCCCTGTGGCCCGCCGCGGCGCTGGCCCGCGCCCTGTTCCGCCGCCCCGAGGCGCGAGCGCTGCTGGCCGGGCACGCCGCCCACACCATGGTGGCGCTGGAGGAGCCAGCCACCGCCGCCGCCGGGCTGCTGCTGCTGGCCCTGGCCCACGCCACCGGCTGGCCCTTCCCGCGCGGCGGCGCCAGGGCCATCCCCCGCGCCATGGCTGCGCTGCTGTGCGACCTGGGCGGCCATGTGCAGACCGGACGCATGGTGCGCTCGCTCGACGACCTGCCGCCGCACGGCGATGCGCTATTCGACCTGACGCCCCGCCAGCTGCTGGGCATCGCAGGCGAGCGGCTGCCCGCAGGCGAGCGCGCCGCGCTGGGGCGGTTCCGCTACGGGCCGGGCGTGTTCAAGATCGACTACGCCATCGAGGGCGATATGCCCTGGGCCGCGCCCCAGTGCGCCCGCGCGGGCACCCTGCACCTGGGCGGCACGCTGGATGAGGTGGCCGAGAGTGAGCGACAGGTGGCGCACGGCCAGGTGCCCGACGCGCCCTTCGTGCTGCTGGCCCAGCAGAGCGTATTCGACCGCAGCCGCGCGCCTGTCGGTCGCAACGCCATCTGGGCCTACTGCCACGTGCCCCACGGCAGCGCCGCCGACATGACCGAACGCATCGAGGCCCAGATCGAGCGCTTCGCCCCGGGCTTCCGCGCCCGCATCCTGGCGCGCTCGGTGCGCGGCCCGCAGGAGATGGAGGCCTACAACCCCAACTACATCGGCGGCGACATCAACGGCGGCAGGCAGGATCTCATCCAGACCTACGCCCGCCCCACACTGCGCCGCGACCCCTACGCCACCGGCGCACGCGGCATCTACCTCTGCTCCGCATCCACCCCACCAGGCGGCGGCGTCCACGGCATGTGCGGCTACTACGCCGCCGAGTCAGCCCTGCGCCACCCGCCAGCCTAGCCGCTTCACCTCGAAGGGGAACCTATTTACCACGAAGACACGAAGGCACGAAGGAGAACCGTTTACCACCAAGACTCCAAGAAACAAACGGCGCTACAAAACGGCGACGTGCCAGCTTTACCCACCCGGCCCATGCGGCGAAGGTGTCGCTCGGGCAAACTGGCCATATGGAAGACACGAAGGCACGAAGGAGAACCGTTTACCACCAAGACTCCAAGACACCAAGGAAACAAACGGCGCTAGAAAATGGCGACGTGCCAGCTTTACCCACCCGGCCCATGCGGCGAAGGTGCCGCTCGGGCAAACTGGCCATATGCACGAACACCAGTTGCCAGCATTCGGCATTGGAATGCTTCAAATTGGGGGT
It contains:
- a CDS encoding phosphotransferase, with protein sequence MIDIFEHLNGSDTLLGPAEGEQPPDLAQRRVLHRLGEYVEHIVRPLNMRPRSAALRHEDAERIEVRVSTDDIHIIVVIAPEGDLAAEQFFIRTLSGRHLPIPTFITADLSCSAVPFGYIIHGHIAGTPLSTVESDPLVKVAARQIGRSLRSIHSQPAPGFGRPSPSGRWTTRSWNGVLGDWLGRRGVRALAADVLGDPLATALWQATLDHPQTDWAEPRIIHGAVAPERALVTVSSAAHVEALVRPGDIVGGDPLFDLALATLPRHPGPFQQGVYEGYNSAGPISAEQQRRLQRLRLLLHTADACIRHDEHLLARLPSVVESALRQLEP
- a CDS encoding NAD(P)/FAD-dependent oxidoreductase, producing MTDYDSVIVGAGPNGLAAGIRLAQAGRRVLVMEQADEVGGGVRSAALTLPGFTHDICSAIHPMAYASPFLGGLPLRRYGLRWVHPAAPVAHPLDGGRAVLVGRSVKETAAQFGRDAGAYYALMAPLVRHLPQILAMFMRPWPVPAQPLTFARFGLRALWPAAALARALFRRPEARALLAGHAAHTMVALEEPATAAAGLLLLALAHATGWPFPRGGARAIPRAMAALLCDLGGHVQTGRMVRSLDDLPPHGDALFDLTPRQLLGIAGERLPAGERAALGRFRYGPGVFKIDYAIEGDMPWAAPQCARAGTLHLGGTLDEVAESERQVAHGQVPDAPFVLLAQQSVFDRSRAPVGRNAIWAYCHVPHGSAADMTERIEAQIERFAPGFRARILARSVRGPQEMEAYNPNYIGGDINGGRQDLIQTYARPTLRRDPYATGARGIYLCSASTPPGGGVHGMCGYYAAESALRHPPA